One Gordonia mangrovi genomic region harbors:
- a CDS encoding TetR/AcrR family transcriptional regulator, giving the protein MSQRDKNRARTRRDIETAALEMFETQGYHATTVDQITRLAGCSNATFFRHFRSKEDVLFANDDAAARELARFVDERVDRAHTLGALAEPFAAYATSLLVEATSDAQRLTRLVMTTPDLEARSLRMRLKWEHAVSRTLASESDSDRTSFDDVLLASLAVSCLSTALWRWQEVDISDDVGTLTKAAFESAVRLGSR; this is encoded by the coding sequence ATGTCGCAACGCGACAAGAACCGCGCCCGTACCCGGCGCGACATCGAAACGGCTGCGCTCGAAATGTTCGAGACCCAGGGTTACCACGCGACGACCGTGGACCAGATCACCCGGCTGGCCGGGTGCTCCAACGCGACATTCTTCCGTCATTTTCGCTCCAAGGAGGACGTGCTGTTCGCCAATGACGACGCTGCGGCCCGTGAGCTCGCACGCTTCGTCGACGAGCGAGTCGATCGCGCCCATACACTCGGCGCACTGGCCGAACCTTTCGCGGCCTACGCGACGAGCCTTCTGGTCGAGGCCACATCTGATGCACAGCGTCTGACGCGGCTGGTGATGACGACCCCGGACCTGGAAGCACGTAGTCTACGAATGCGACTCAAATGGGAGCATGCGGTGTCGAGGACCCTGGCATCCGAGTCGGATAGCGACAGAACGTCCTTCGACGATGTACTCCTCGCGTCCTTGGCAGTGTCGTGCCTGTCGACAGCGTTGTGGCGCTGGCAGGAAGTCGATATCTCCGACGATGTCGGGACGCTGACGAAGGCGGCATTCGAATCTGCCGTGCGCCTCGGATCGCGCTGA
- a CDS encoding class I adenylate-forming enzyme family protein, protein MSESSSLPGPTEPPRSGWSYARLRADEVAREAGSTVGERIAIAAGRHPARAAVSWVDDNDTVWSVSWREMYARAIRVGSSLRAYTPAHSRVGVLGRDRVQWVEAVFGAACVGYGVVPLPPSDTADDLMKRCGQTGVDLVIATDDTLQFAAQALPGVRVVSVSAMADTAPPVDGLQRAPTRADDAFLFQFTSGTTGTPKVAVLSHRAVLGSAEGYVRGAGGKDGAVLVNPLPLDHVGGSVAGVIGALSVDGTYVAVPSIDPDAITRAIRHTSPDVIGLVPTLMVDLLERGTATAADFASVTSVIGGATRVDAGLIDRIERDLGIRFLVGYGQSEAPCMSLSGLTDSVLARTRTIGRPLGGRDYCIIADGAVVRDGEVGELCVRGPLIMSGYLQSDGTVRTETDSAGWMRTGDLCSMADGIVTFHSRLRDVVIRGGENLYPAEIEPILADCESVGEVSVFGLPDQRLGERLVAAVRPAPDAQVDVADLQAFAAERLPRKKQPAEWFVVDDFPRTSTGKIRKSDLARRLDLDQPLHGAQIRSHAEQEIGD, encoded by the coding sequence ATGTCTGAATCCTCCTCGCTGCCGGGACCGACAGAACCTCCTCGCTCTGGTTGGTCCTATGCGCGGTTGCGCGCTGACGAGGTGGCACGTGAGGCCGGCAGCACAGTGGGCGAGCGCATCGCGATCGCGGCCGGGCGGCATCCCGCCAGAGCTGCGGTGTCGTGGGTGGACGACAACGACACCGTATGGTCGGTCAGCTGGCGAGAGATGTATGCGCGGGCGATCCGCGTGGGTAGCTCACTGCGGGCGTACACGCCGGCGCATTCGCGAGTCGGCGTACTCGGCCGCGATCGGGTGCAATGGGTCGAGGCTGTCTTCGGCGCGGCGTGCGTCGGATACGGCGTGGTCCCACTGCCGCCCTCCGACACCGCGGACGACCTGATGAAACGCTGTGGGCAGACAGGTGTCGACCTGGTGATCGCGACAGATGACACCCTGCAGTTCGCGGCCCAGGCGCTGCCCGGGGTGCGGGTGGTGAGTGTGTCCGCCATGGCTGACACCGCACCCCCGGTCGACGGCCTGCAGCGGGCACCGACACGAGCCGACGACGCGTTCCTCTTCCAGTTCACCTCGGGTACCACGGGCACTCCCAAGGTCGCGGTGTTGTCCCACCGGGCCGTCCTCGGCTCGGCGGAAGGCTATGTACGCGGGGCCGGCGGCAAGGATGGCGCTGTGTTGGTGAACCCACTGCCGCTCGATCATGTCGGCGGGTCGGTGGCCGGGGTGATCGGGGCACTGAGCGTCGACGGGACCTATGTCGCGGTGCCGAGCATCGACCCCGATGCGATCACGCGGGCCATCCGCCACACCTCGCCGGACGTGATCGGGTTGGTGCCGACGCTGATGGTCGATCTCCTGGAACGAGGTACCGCAACGGCGGCGGACTTCGCGTCGGTGACCTCGGTGATCGGTGGCGCGACGCGAGTGGACGCGGGTTTGATCGACAGAATCGAACGCGACCTGGGAATCCGCTTCCTGGTGGGATACGGGCAGAGCGAAGCACCGTGCATGTCCTTGAGCGGACTGACGGACTCCGTGCTGGCGAGGACTCGGACGATAGGCCGACCGCTGGGTGGGCGCGATTACTGCATCATCGCCGATGGAGCGGTCGTCCGCGACGGCGAGGTCGGTGAACTCTGCGTGCGTGGCCCGCTGATCATGTCCGGCTATCTCCAATCCGATGGCACCGTGCGGACGGAGACCGACTCGGCCGGCTGGATGAGGACCGGGGACCTCTGTTCGATGGCCGACGGGATCGTCACGTTTCACTCGCGTCTCCGGGACGTCGTGATCCGCGGCGGCGAGAATTTGTACCCGGCCGAGATCGAGCCCATCCTCGCCGACTGCGAATCCGTGGGAGAAGTCTCGGTTTTCGGGTTGCCGGACCAACGGCTGGGGGAGCGGCTGGTGGCCGCGGTCAGGCCGGCGCCCGATGCGCAGGTGGACGTGGCCGATCTGCAGGCATTCGCAGCGGAGCGACTTCCACGCAAGAAGCAGCCGGCGGAGTGGTTCGTCGTCGACGACTTCCCCCGAACATCCACCGGAAAAATCCGCAAGAGCGATCTCGCCCGACGGTTGGACCTCGACCAGCCACTCCACGGGGCGCAGATACGCAGTCATGCAGAACAGGAGATTGGTGACTGA
- a CDS encoding amidohydrolase family protein, which translates to MALIENTVGTLPYLMTDFDQHSYEATDAFTRFMPKNKLHTAVRPVQVPGYDRKVLLANDKIVTALENDLDEAYVPGSLVEMLKQRASGETTDSGRFYEPIQPEYRDRDKRIIQLGEQQIEKAIMYPGGWALLAEAYLDGIDPLYDNIESFNKWIDEDWGFAYKDTIYAPAMISMRDLDRACQELDRVLDKGARFIVMPAGPAYGRSPGDPYFDPFWARINEAKAVVCYHISEFYYQSNVSVDWGWGLVPPFQFSAWQWQNAYGERPITDTLSALIFDNLFGRFPNIKVLVSEFGAEWVPHFIRHMDKSRGMARNGRWLGGQLSERPSEIFKKHVRVVPYPEDDTVGMVEKLGSTETLLMGSDWPHAEGLREPADFFSRVEGLGDDTRKLFLRDNGLDLIAGR; encoded by the coding sequence ATGGCCCTGATCGAGAACACCGTGGGCACCCTGCCCTACCTGATGACAGATTTTGACCAGCATTCATACGAGGCGACCGACGCGTTCACGCGATTCATGCCGAAGAACAAGCTGCACACCGCCGTCCGGCCGGTCCAGGTGCCCGGATATGACCGAAAGGTCCTGCTGGCCAACGACAAGATCGTCACCGCGCTCGAGAACGATCTCGACGAGGCGTACGTTCCGGGCTCGCTGGTGGAGATGCTCAAGCAGCGCGCCTCCGGAGAGACCACCGACTCGGGCCGATTCTATGAACCCATTCAGCCCGAGTATCGAGATCGCGACAAGCGCATCATCCAGCTGGGTGAGCAGCAGATCGAAAAGGCGATCATGTACCCCGGCGGCTGGGCGCTGCTCGCCGAGGCATACCTCGACGGTATCGACCCGCTGTACGACAACATCGAATCGTTCAACAAGTGGATCGACGAGGACTGGGGCTTCGCGTACAAGGACACCATCTATGCGCCGGCCATGATCTCCATGCGTGACCTCGATCGCGCATGTCAGGAACTCGATCGAGTGCTGGACAAGGGTGCTCGGTTCATCGTCATGCCGGCCGGTCCGGCCTACGGTCGGTCGCCCGGTGACCCGTATTTCGATCCCTTCTGGGCTCGGATCAACGAGGCGAAAGCCGTGGTGTGCTATCACATTTCAGAGTTCTACTATCAGTCGAACGTTTCGGTGGACTGGGGCTGGGGTCTCGTCCCGCCGTTCCAGTTCTCGGCGTGGCAGTGGCAGAACGCGTACGGCGAGCGACCGATCACCGACACGTTGTCGGCCCTGATCTTCGACAACCTCTTCGGCCGATTCCCCAACATCAAGGTGCTGGTCAGCGAGTTCGGTGCTGAGTGGGTGCCGCACTTCATCCGTCACATGGACAAGAGCCGCGGCATGGCGCGCAACGGCCGCTGGCTGGGAGGCCAGCTGTCGGAGCGCCCCAGCGAGATCTTCAAGAAGCACGTGCGGGTCGTTCCCTACCCGGAGGACGACACGGTCGGCATGGTGGAGAAGCTCGGCTCCACCGAGACCCTGCTGATGGGGTCGGATTGGCCGCATGCGGAGGGGCTGCGCGAGCCCGCCGACTTCTTCTCGCGCGTGGAGGGTCTCGGCGACGACACCCGCAAACTGTTCTTGCGTGACAACGGATTGGATCTGATCGCCGGTCGCTGA
- a CDS encoding class I adenylate-forming enzyme family protein encodes MTNTDEQPPAGRPGAEPFAPYALLTELAAHRTPDRPALTFQGRTWTYAQLDAVVRNAVATLEHAGITAGMRVLLLMENRPEYLVCQFALARIGAAFACPNPYWTAHEIGHAAATLDAAAAIHSDRHRGTAEGYRIAVDVAAIVLDADTTPPGEPVREQPDPAGELCIPFSSGTTGLPKGVVHTHASLSGGIGILVDQLALTDRDKLQISLPLCHIFGTSMLGAAIAAGAHVTLFERFDFDECLRQLKTGEVTVWPLAGTVAHRLASMPQISRADFPALRYFMWGGSAVPQQLAAAITGKTGVGFLCSYGMTEAFAPVFNPVGEPEQWRLDSPGFPAPGMEIRLGTDDEIELRGPCVARSYTVQPSREEDDPFGPDGWFRTGDIGRIDDDGRVWIVDRRKDMIKVSGFQVAPTEVEAELLRHPSVTDAAVIGEPDDRRGERVVAYVVTSAPAALDEVRATASERLATYKIPDQIIAVDSLPRSDSGKLQRARLRRA; translated from the coding sequence ATGACGAACACCGACGAGCAGCCCCCGGCCGGCCGGCCGGGGGCAGAACCTTTCGCGCCCTACGCGCTACTCACAGAACTCGCCGCCCACCGCACCCCGGACCGTCCGGCGCTGACCTTCCAGGGGCGCACCTGGACGTATGCGCAGCTCGACGCTGTGGTGCGCAATGCCGTCGCGACGCTCGAGCACGCGGGCATCACCGCCGGTATGCGCGTGTTGCTCCTCATGGAGAACCGGCCCGAGTATCTCGTCTGCCAGTTCGCGCTCGCACGAATCGGAGCCGCGTTCGCCTGCCCGAACCCGTATTGGACGGCGCATGAAATCGGTCATGCGGCAGCGACACTCGACGCTGCCGCAGCGATTCATTCAGATCGGCATCGTGGTACGGCGGAGGGATATCGCATTGCCGTCGATGTGGCGGCGATCGTGCTCGATGCCGACACCACACCTCCGGGCGAACCGGTCCGCGAGCAACCGGATCCTGCCGGCGAGTTGTGCATTCCGTTCTCGTCGGGCACGACCGGACTCCCCAAGGGTGTGGTGCACACCCACGCGAGTCTCAGCGGCGGCATCGGGATCCTCGTCGATCAGCTCGCGCTGACCGACCGCGACAAACTCCAGATCTCCCTGCCGCTGTGCCATATCTTCGGGACGTCGATGCTGGGCGCCGCCATTGCCGCCGGGGCGCACGTCACCCTGTTCGAGCGTTTCGACTTCGACGAATGCCTTCGTCAACTCAAGACCGGTGAGGTCACGGTATGGCCGCTGGCCGGAACGGTGGCACACCGGCTCGCCTCCATGCCGCAGATCAGCCGAGCGGACTTCCCGGCGCTGCGCTACTTCATGTGGGGTGGCAGTGCGGTGCCCCAGCAGTTGGCCGCTGCAATCACCGGCAAGACCGGGGTCGGATTCCTGTGCTCCTACGGCATGACCGAGGCATTCGCGCCGGTGTTCAATCCGGTCGGCGAGCCGGAGCAGTGGCGGCTGGACTCACCCGGCTTCCCAGCACCGGGTATGGAGATCAGACTCGGCACCGACGACGAGATCGAGCTTCGCGGCCCGTGCGTCGCCCGGTCGTACACAGTGCAGCCGAGTCGAGAAGAAGACGACCCATTCGGTCCCGACGGCTGGTTCCGAACCGGTGACATCGGCCGCATCGATGACGACGGTCGGGTGTGGATCGTCGACCGACGTAAGGACATGATCAAGGTCTCCGGATTCCAGGTCGCCCCCACCGAAGTGGAGGCCGAACTGCTGCGGCACCCATCGGTCACCGACGCCGCCGTGATCGGCGAACCAGACGACCGCCGCGGCGAGCGGGTCGTCGCCTATGTCGTCACCTCGGCACCGGCCGCACTCGATGAGGTGCGCGCCACCGCATCGGAGCGACTTGCGACGTACAAGATCCCCGACCAGATCATCGCCGTCGACAGCTTGCCGCGCAGCGACTCCGGCAAACTCCAGCGCGCCCGCCTACGCCGCGCCTGA
- a CDS encoding DoxX family protein, with amino-acid sequence MTALDMGLLVLRVATGLTLAAHGYVKFFRGGKIAGTGRWFDSMGMRPGRVHALLAASTEVVAGVLFALGFLTPLAAAAMIALMIVAAWTSHRENGFFIVSNGWEYNFILAVIAFSVATTGPGSASIDEVAGFGTGSWQSALIALVVGVGAGLAQLALFYRPQPADAPS; translated from the coding sequence ATGACCGCCCTTGATATGGGTCTCCTGGTGCTGCGGGTCGCCACTGGCCTGACTCTTGCTGCCCACGGTTACGTGAAGTTCTTCCGTGGCGGCAAGATTGCAGGTACTGGCCGATGGTTCGACTCCATGGGCATGAGGCCAGGCAGGGTGCACGCGCTCTTGGCAGCGTCGACCGAGGTCGTCGCCGGTGTGCTCTTCGCGCTGGGCTTCCTCACTCCACTGGCCGCGGCAGCGATGATCGCACTGATGATCGTCGCTGCGTGGACGTCGCACCGCGAGAACGGATTCTTCATTGTCTCCAACGGGTGGGAGTACAACTTCATCCTCGCCGTCATCGCCTTCAGCGTCGCGACAACTGGTCCGGGCAGCGCATCGATCGACGAAGTCGCCGGGTTCGGGACGGGTTCCTGGCAGAGTGCGCTCATCGCGCTGGTCGTGGGCGTCGGCGCAGGCCTGGCTCAGCTGGCGTTGTTCTATCGGCCGCAACCGGCAGACGCGCCCAGCTGA
- a CDS encoding alpha/beta fold hydrolase yields MERTAHANADPVEFRGGAGTVRGDRWRVAEGVAPRGRILMLHGGGQTRHSWDRSARALQAIGWEVITLDARGHAQSDWSPEGDYRIGVLVDDLLAIVDQVSDLDGPDLGRPVVVGASMGGMTGLIAEGEHPGLLRALVLVDITPRIEPEGVARIAEFMRSAPDGFADLEAVADAVSAYRPNHPRPKNIEGLRKNVRTGEDGRLYWHWDPAFHRLGANLDNPVDRRDRMIAACAGITVPTVLVSGGKSDIVSDDGVDELRALVPHASSVVVADATHMVAGDDNDVFVASISDFLDGV; encoded by the coding sequence ATGGAACGCACGGCTCACGCGAACGCCGATCCGGTCGAGTTTCGCGGTGGCGCGGGCACAGTCCGCGGCGACCGCTGGCGCGTCGCGGAAGGTGTGGCACCGCGCGGCCGGATTCTGATGCTGCACGGCGGTGGCCAGACCCGGCACTCGTGGGACCGGTCCGCACGGGCATTGCAGGCCATCGGCTGGGAGGTCATCACCCTCGACGCACGGGGGCACGCGCAGAGTGACTGGTCACCCGAGGGCGACTATCGAATCGGCGTCCTGGTCGATGATCTGCTCGCCATCGTCGATCAAGTGTCCGACCTCGACGGCCCAGATCTCGGCCGCCCGGTCGTGGTCGGCGCATCCATGGGCGGGATGACGGGACTCATTGCCGAGGGCGAGCACCCGGGTCTGCTCCGCGCGTTGGTGTTGGTCGACATCACCCCCCGCATCGAGCCGGAGGGCGTGGCACGGATCGCCGAGTTCATGCGTTCGGCTCCGGACGGCTTTGCCGATCTCGAGGCGGTTGCCGACGCGGTATCCGCGTACCGCCCGAACCATCCGCGCCCCAAGAACATCGAGGGCCTTCGGAAGAATGTGCGGACGGGAGAGGACGGGAGGCTCTACTGGCACTGGGATCCCGCATTCCACCGGCTGGGGGCCAATCTCGACAACCCCGTGGACCGACGCGACCGGATGATAGCCGCGTGCGCGGGAATCACCGTTCCCACGGTCTTGGTGTCCGGCGGAAAATCCGACATCGTCAGTGACGACGGGGTCGACGAACTCCGCGCGCTGGTGCCGCATGCGTCCAGCGTGGTGGTTGCCGATGCGACGCATATGGTCGCCGGCGACGACAACGACGTCTTCGTCGCGTCGATCTCCGACTTTCTCGACGGGGTGTAG
- a CDS encoding alpha/beta hydrolase encodes MSLSGLAALHDSPRALVLALHGGGLHAGYFHGGAHEDLSLLTLGHQLGYSVIALDRPGYGTTTDIEDEHVSLSGQVALLVEAIGHLASAYDVGAGIFLVGHSFGGITAITLAAALGDDTRLLGLDVNGVGAKYDDGLRAHLHSSTFGDAELPTEFRSRRSHWGDEEFYPPATFDRSLDLRPHAPVPQVERIDAVRWPERVAHEAARVTVPVHLTFAEQEYNWAVQPDDIDEFAGLFVNSPLVRSDVQAASGHNTSLGWAARPYHLRAFAFAEDAIVYQRLLGARQ; translated from the coding sequence GTGTCGCTCTCCGGATTGGCGGCGCTGCATGACTCGCCACGAGCGCTCGTGCTGGCTCTACACGGTGGGGGCCTGCACGCCGGCTATTTCCATGGGGGTGCCCACGAGGACCTCTCGCTGCTGACCCTCGGACATCAACTCGGGTACTCGGTGATCGCGCTCGACAGGCCCGGGTACGGAACGACAACAGATATCGAGGACGAGCACGTCAGCCTCAGCGGCCAGGTTGCCCTGCTGGTTGAGGCGATAGGCCACTTGGCGTCGGCTTATGACGTCGGCGCAGGCATCTTCCTGGTCGGCCATTCCTTCGGCGGTATCACCGCGATCACGCTCGCAGCCGCGCTCGGCGACGACACGCGGCTGCTCGGGCTGGACGTCAATGGTGTCGGCGCAAAGTATGACGATGGCCTCCGGGCTCACCTGCACAGCTCCACATTCGGTGACGCAGAACTGCCCACCGAATTCCGTAGCAGGCGATCGCACTGGGGGGACGAGGAGTTCTACCCACCCGCGACGTTTGACCGCTCACTGGATCTGCGTCCACATGCGCCGGTGCCCCAAGTCGAACGAATCGACGCGGTGCGATGGCCCGAACGCGTCGCTCACGAGGCCGCACGGGTCACTGTCCCGGTGCATCTGACCTTCGCCGAGCAAGAGTACAACTGGGCGGTGCAGCCGGACGATATCGACGAGTTCGCGGGCCTGTTCGTCAACTCGCCGTTGGTGCGGTCCGACGTGCAGGCTGCGTCGGGTCACAACACCAGTCTCGGGTGGGCCGCGCGCCCTTATCATCTGCGCGCCTTTGCATTCGCCGAAGATGCCATCGTGTACCAGAGGCTCCTTGGCGCTCGGCAATGA